From the genome of bacterium, one region includes:
- a CDS encoding ferritin family protein translates to MPEFGNPFAGLKHDRKLTDEELVRAIRFMVAAEYEAVQLYMQLAESIDNELARAVLKDIADEERVHAGEFLRLLKELAPDEVKFYEEGAEEVEDIIKEAG, encoded by the coding sequence TGCCCGAGTTCGGCAATCCTTTCGCGGGCCTGAAGCACGACCGTAAATTAACGGACGAGGAGTTGGTCCGCGCCATCCGCTTTATGGTCGCGGCGGAGTACGAGGCGGTACAGCTCTATATGCAGCTCGCCGAATCCATCGATAACGAACTCGCCCGGGCGGTTCTCAAAGACATAGCGGACGAGGAGCGCGTCCACGCCGGCGAGTTCTTGCGGCTATTGAAGGAGTTGGCGCCGGACGAGGTGAAGTTCTACGAAGAGGGCGCCGAGGAGGTCGAAGATATAATAAAAGAGGCCGGATAA
- a CDS encoding S8 family serine peptidase gives MRTILLKWGAVAAYLALAAVASAAAEISPALVRHLATAGADEFVPVTFALDGALAPEALEAMTAGLDKDAARELVRSIAKERAAESQHELLAALKDAESRGLARDVRALWAPNVVAAEVRASYLTTFANFERVIRINLDADHNVTCALAWGVAKVGADRVWNELYVKGDGVVVAVTDTGVDYEHTDLRERDWVNEGEIPDNGIDDDENGYIDDYHGWNTYNDSKETRGGAGGHGSHCAGSVCGDGSAGTQTGVAPGALVMPVQVLSNSGSGNESAVWEGMQYAFENGADVTSMSLGWTKTMGPDWAKWRQTCETLIAGGMVYSIAAGNERRYSSLPAPYNIRTPGTVPAVITVGATTQSDVYASFSSYGPVTWQDVPPWSDYPYPPGLTKPDVCAPGYQITSVRGITGGYSVMSGTSMAAPHVAGFAALTLQVDPKLTNAEVRNWMEDYALDLGTPGKDNDYGSGRISCYETVLAMQATPVTIKSFAAEAMREGIRARWATSSEKMLAGFNLYRRAVSEGGGLSARADAALSYEKLNDDLIKGRSPYVYDDGDVEAGARYEYLLEVVDVVGRAYAHGPIQVRAGGKALPVTYWLAQSRPNPARERAVVGFGLAEGFAGRTVIEVYDLSGRRVRTPVDSNYQAGVYEVAIETASLVPGVYIYRMSAGPFRAAKRMVVIR, from the coding sequence ATGAGAACGATTTTGTTGAAATGGGGCGCCGTAGCGGCGTATTTGGCGCTGGCCGCCGTCGCGAGCGCCGCGGCCGAGATATCGCCTGCGTTGGTACGGCATCTGGCGACGGCCGGGGCCGACGAATTTGTACCGGTGACGTTTGCGCTCGACGGCGCCCTGGCGCCGGAAGCCCTCGAGGCTATGACGGCGGGGTTGGACAAAGACGCGGCTCGCGAGTTGGTGCGGAGCATAGCGAAGGAACGTGCCGCGGAAAGTCAGCACGAGCTTTTGGCTGCGCTGAAGGATGCCGAGAGCCGCGGCCTGGCGCGCGACGTTAGGGCGCTCTGGGCGCCGAACGTCGTGGCCGCCGAGGTAAGGGCGTCCTACCTTACTACTTTCGCGAATTTCGAACGCGTAATCCGTATTAACCTGGACGCCGACCACAACGTTACTTGCGCGCTCGCTTGGGGCGTCGCGAAAGTCGGCGCGGACCGCGTATGGAACGAGCTGTACGTTAAGGGCGACGGCGTCGTCGTAGCGGTAACCGACACCGGCGTCGATTACGAGCACACGGACCTTCGCGAACGCGACTGGGTGAACGAGGGCGAAATCCCGGATAACGGCATCGACGACGACGAGAACGGTTACATCGACGATTATCACGGGTGGAATACGTACAACGACTCGAAGGAGACGCGCGGCGGCGCGGGCGGCCACGGCAGCCACTGCGCCGGGTCGGTGTGCGGCGACGGCTCCGCGGGTACCCAGACGGGCGTGGCGCCGGGCGCGCTCGTGATGCCGGTGCAGGTTTTGTCCAACTCCGGGTCCGGCAACGAGTCGGCCGTGTGGGAGGGTATGCAATACGCCTTCGAAAACGGCGCCGACGTGACCAGCATGTCGCTCGGGTGGACTAAGACCATGGGCCCCGATTGGGCGAAGTGGCGCCAGACGTGCGAAACCCTCATCGCCGGCGGTATGGTGTATTCGATCGCCGCGGGTAACGAAAGGCGATACTCGTCGCTGCCGGCGCCTTATAATATTCGTACGCCCGGGACCGTACCCGCCGTTATAACCGTCGGCGCGACGACCCAAAGCGACGTCTACGCATCTTTCTCGTCGTACGGGCCGGTCACCTGGCAGGACGTACCGCCCTGGAGCGACTACCCGTACCCGCCGGGGCTTACGAAGCCCGACGTATGCGCCCCCGGTTACCAAATTACGTCGGTGCGCGGCATAACCGGCGGGTATAGCGTCATGAGCGGTACGTCGATGGCGGCGCCGCACGTAGCCGGCTTCGCGGCGCTTACCCTGCAAGTGGACCCCAAACTCACCAACGCCGAAGTACGGAATTGGATGGAGGATTACGCGCTGGACCTCGGCACGCCGGGCAAAGACAACGACTACGGCTCGGGCCGCATTAGTTGCTACGAAACGGTCTTGGCGATGCAGGCCACGCCGGTTACTATAAAGTCGTTCGCCGCGGAAGCCATGCGGGAAGGTATACGCGCACGGTGGGCGACGTCTTCCGAGAAGATGCTGGCCGGGTTCAACCTCTATCGCCGGGCCGTGTCCGAAGGCGGAGGGCTCTCGGCTCGAGCCGATGCGGCGCTCTCGTACGAGAAATTGAACGACGACCTCATCAAGGGTAGAAGCCCGTACGTCTACGACGACGGCGACGTCGAAGCCGGCGCGCGGTACGAGTACTTGCTCGAAGTCGTCGACGTTGTAGGTCGCGCGTACGCCCACGGGCCTATCCAGGTACGCGCCGGCGGCAAGGCGCTACCCGTAACTTATTGGCTGGCGCAAAGCAGGCCCAACCCGGCTCGCGAGCGCGCGGTCGTCGGATTCGGCCTGGCCGAGGGGTTCGCCGGGCGGACCGTAATCGAAGTGTACGACTTGAGCGGCCGCCGGGTACGGACGCCGGTGGACAGCAACTACCAAGCGGGCGTGTACGAAGTCGCGATAGAAACCGCTTCCTTAGTGCCGGGCGTTTATATATACCGTATGTCCGCCGGGCC